The following coding sequences are from one Augochlora pura isolate Apur16 chromosome 6, APUR_v2.2.1, whole genome shotgun sequence window:
- the Pvr gene encoding PDGF- and VEGF-receptor related — MLCRYRRFLYAVALISHLYRAETTTVEPEKLPRSDEIVKKEGELLRLSCSSTSEIIYMYPTNSTNSNNTSPIEINKSKDANGTYTYELVRPNTVFGDTGWYGCSDHFIEIPARNYSDPEIPWTYVYVESEEDRFVEETYYKSLVAIVGENILIPCRPTSPTADVRLTKQDEDLDVNDVPSFNPRYGFTLYDVKPHDQGLYACNIGPHQEVLYHIYVTKKYNLTEPRIINDTLRHVTKGETLYVNCTTRIPKDVVDYTFNWSTPQQSERISARSYSESSGVITTELIIKNVTYEDEGIYECIIKSFYTEKKSQTYVKVQESIEPYINLTTQDPNRHYQRHMRDQVKWVVHVDAYPAVKLKWLNTNGMEITTSLSASEESKFSVNVTCCRPILRINHLDFNDMGMYSIQASNQYKMETLNFTLDVIAEPVLYIRNPSPYYLPNQVAKIECHVGAFPKPNITWIYRKCPNFPFCENGTHEYLTNFTVESGTMTSMVSTVSTTIEMSGELTCSACNIVDCRNVSENVLVSDGDGEFGIVPIKEPVVEGDDWELICAASIYNYSDIIYWSNESGPIVQSDRISIHRETTNFTHRSILKIQNVQMEDSQEYICTAASNDNLVQSNEYHLNVKAARPPTIIDTNLGKNDIVIDEATPGNKKMDLKCFVDGVPKPNVTWFKDGVQLVENNERYKFFNAYQEFEIQYLLEVDSGVYMCRAQNRIAKVQAQQRITIKGKGVPPVLIILVIMLAVIVVVLVIYFTIKVRRERMMRKELMEAGLMHFEEGAVECLNPDLTVDDQAELLPYDNKFEFPREKLKLGRQLGSGAFGVVLKAEAQGICESEPVTTVAVKMVRRATNLTYVRALTSELKILVHLGKHLNVVNLLGACTKNILKRELLVIVEYCRFGNLHNYLLRHRSNFINQIDPATGKFDPTIGLDLLTRTASVCSTNSISRNLGTDSIQYHAAATDSQGVSMSPDGTVLSNGSTQPGWCNYRGDYKDYNLKPICTQDLLSWAFQVARGMEYLSHRKVLHGDLAARNILLAEDNIVKICDFGLAKTMYKEENYKKKGDGPLPIKWLAIESIRDRIFSTQSDIWSFGIVLWEFFTLAETPYPGMEAEIQYQKLIEGYRMEQPEYATPEVYDIMRQCWKAKPTLRPSFTELVDSIGNLLEDSVRAHYVQLNAPYMDMNTILLESGKDDYLTMLSAPDHAVLSSPTHEYVNSPVSGSTVDSAYLCMSPRSQTSESGIFSPRPHEERTRFDFPSPTAADYDDAVEISPMLKKEEDDPYLKPINVHERRAEFAKNRKTMKDQVAVHHPARDSGYCNTPKNLELIDLNKKNEEIAEKSEVSSLPASKIGFAPSIIRTQDNYVNMPQQKCDMKKDMPDGFSNPSYVIIGN; from the exons ATGCTGTGCCGCTACCGACGATTTCTCTACGCCGTCGCTCTCATCTCGCACCTGTACAGAG CGGAAACAACAACTGTAGAACCGGAGAAATTGCCGAGAAGtgatgaaattgttaaaaaagaaGGCGAACTTTTGCGGCTATCATGTTCCAGCACGTCGGAAATTATCTACATGTATCCGACAAACTCAACAAACTCT aataatacGTCGCCCATCGAAATAAACAAAAGCAAAGATGCAAATGGCACCTACACGTACGAGCTTGTTCGACCGAACACAGTATTTGGGGACACCGGTTGGTATGGTTGTTCAGATCACTTCATAGAGATCCCGGCACGCAATTATTCCGACCCAGAAATCCCCTGGACGTATGTTTACGTCGAAT CTGAAGAAGATCGATTTGTTGAAGAGACGTATTACAAGAGTTTGGTAGCCATTGTAGGCGAAAATATCCTTATACCCTGCAGACCAACGTCGCCGACAGCAGATGTCCGTCTTACGAAGCAAGACGAA GATCTCGATGTGAATGACGTACCGTCGTTCAATCCCAGATATGGATTTACATTGTACGATGTCAAGCCGCACGACCAAGGTTTGTACGCGTGCAACATCGGTCCTCATCAAGAGGTCCTTTATCACATATACGTGACGA AGAAATACAATTTGACCGAAccaagaattattaacgatacgTTGCGGCACGTGACAAAGGGCGAGACTCTGTACGTGAATTGCACCACCAGAATTCCGAAGGACGTTGTTGACTATACTTTCAATTGGTCTACACCGCAACAG AGCGAGAGAATTAGCGCCCGTAGCTACAGCGAAAGTAGCGGTGTAATCACCACCGAATTAATCATCAAGAACGTGACCTACGAGGACGAAGGTATCTACGAGTGCATAATCAAGAGCTTTTATACTGAGAAGAAATCGCAGACGTATGTGAAGGTGCAGG AGTCGATCGAGCCATACATTAATCTCACAACTCAAGATCCTAATAGACACTATCAGCGTCATATGCGTGATCAAGTGAAGTGGGTTGTGCACGTGGACGCGTATCCTGCGGTTAAACTAAAATG GTTGAACACAAACGGCATGGAAATTACAACGAGCTTGTCGGCATCTGAGGAATCCAAATTTTCAGTTAACGTCACCTGTTGTAGGCCGATATTAAGAATCAACCATTTAGATTTCAATGACATGGGAATGTATTCCATCCAGGCCAGCAATcagtataaaatggaaacattgAACTTTACGTTAGACGTAATCG CCGAGCCAGTACTTTACATAAGAAATCCAAGCCCGTACTACTTACCTAATCAGGTAGCGAAGATTGAATGCCACGTGGGAGCGTTCCCGAAGCCGAATATTACTTGGATTTATCGCAAATGCCCCAATTTCCCATTTTGCGAGAATGGTACTCACGAGTACTTGACG AACTTCACCGTGGAAAGCGGAACCATGACTTCCATGGTCTCTACAGTGTCGACGACCATTGAAATGTCCGGTGAACTTACCTGTAGCGCGTGCAACATCGTCGACTGCAGAAATGTCTCCGAAAATGTGTTGGTTTCCG acgGAGACGGGGAATTTGGTATTGTTCCTATAAAGGAGCCAGTGGTCGAGGGCGACGATTGGGAGCTGATTTGCGCCGCTTCGATTTACAATTATTCGGACATCATTTACTGGAGCAACGAAAGTGGTCCAATTGTACAATCCG atagaATCTCTATTCATCGAGAGACGACGAACTTCACGCATagatctattttaaaaatacagaacGTGCAAATGGAGGACTCTCAGGAATATATTTGTACAGCAGCATCCAACGACAATTTAGTTCAGTCTAACGAATATCATTTGAACGTGAAgg CCGCACGGCCGCCTACTATTATTGACACTAATTTGGGAAAAAACGACATAGTTATTGATGAGGCCACGCCAGGCAACAAAAAGATGGATCTGAAATGCTTCGTGGATGGTGTGCCTAAACCGAACGTCACTTGGTTTAAG GACGGTGTACAACTggtagaaaataatgaacgGTACAAGTTTTTCAACGCATACCAAGAATTTGAGATTCAATATCTATTAGAAGTCGACAGCGGCGTGTACATGTGTCGCGCGCAGAATCGCATTGCAAAAGTGCAAGCACAACAACGGATCACGATAAaag GGAAAGGAGTACCGCCAGTCCTGATCATTTTAGTCATCATGTTAGCAGTGATCGTTGTGGTGCTGGTGATCTACTTCACCATTAAAGTTCGCCGTGAAAGG ATGATGAGAAAGGAATTAATGGAAGCTGGTCTGATGCACTTTGAGGAGGGAGCTGTGGAGTGTCTAAATCCAGACTTGACGGTGGATGATCAAGCGGAACTGCTCCCTTATGATAACAAGTTTGAATTTCcccgagaaaaattgaaattag GAAGACAACTGGGAAGCGGCGCGTTCGGTGTAGTCTTGAAAGCGGAAGCTCAAGGGATTTGCGAAAGCGAGCCGGTTACTACTGTAGCTGTGAAAATGGTACGACGTGCTACCAATCTCACCTATGTCCGGGCACTTACCAGCGAACTGAAGATATTGGTACATCTTGGCAAACATCTTAACGTCGTCAACCTTCTTGGTGCTTGCACAAAAAATATCCTAAAAC GTGAATTGTTAGTGATCGTAGAATACTGTCGGTTTggaaatttgcataattacCTATTGAGGCATAGAAGCAACTTTATCAATCAAATTGATCCAGCAACTGGCAAATTCGACCCTACCATTGGCCTCGATCTACTCACGAGAACTGCCAGCGTGTGCAGCACTAACAG TATCAGCCGTAATTTGGGAACTGATTCGATCCAGTATCACGCCGCAGCTACAGATTCCCAGGGTGTCAGTATGTCGCCAGATGGTACCGTGCTTAGTAACGGTTCCACTCAACCTGGCTGGTGTAACTATCGGGGAGACTACAAGGACTATAATTTAAAACCAATTTGTACACAAGATTTGTTGTCATGGGCATTCCAAGTAGCACGTGGAATGGAATATCTCAGCCACAGGAAG GTACTGCACGGTGACCTAGCTGCTAGAAATATTCTGCTGGCCGAGGACAATATTGTAAAGATATGCGACTTCGGTCTGGCAAAGACCATgtataaagaagaaaattataaaaagaaaggtGACGGTCCATTACCGATTAAATGGTTGGCCATCGAATCGATCAGAGATCGAATTTTCTCCACGCAATCGGACATTTGGTCGTTCGGTATAGTTCTGTGGGAGTTCTTCACGTTGGCCGAGACTCCGTATCCTGGCATGGAGGCGGAAATACAGTACCAGAAGTTGATCGAGGGCTACAGAATGGAGCAGCCCGAATATGCCACCCCCGAAGT GTACGACATAATGCGCCAATGTTGGAAGGCAAAGCCTACTCTACGTCCGAGTTTCACAGAGCTAGTCGACAGTATAGGAAATTTGTTGGAGGACAGCGTGAGAGCG CACTACGTCCAATTAAATGCACCGTACATGGACATGAACACAATTCTGCTGGAGAGTGGAAAGGACGATTACCTGACGATGTTGTCGGCACCTGACCATGCTGTGCTGTCTTCACCGACTCACGAGTACGTGAACTCGCCTGTATCTGGCTCCACGGTCGACTCCGCCTACTTGTGTATGAGTCCCAGGAGCCAAACATCAGAGTCAGGAATATTCAGTCCTAGGCCCCACGAAGAACGGACCCGTTTCGATTTCCCGTCCCCGACGGCGGCCGATTACGACGACGCCGTGGAGATATCGCCAATGCTGAAGAAAGAGGAGGACGATCCCTATCTCAAGCCCATCAATGTCCATGAGCGGAGGGCAGAGTTTGCCAAAAACAGGAAAACGATGAAGGATCAGGTCGCGGTTCATCATCCAGCTCGGGATTCCGGTTATTGCAACACGCCGAAGAATTTGGAGTTGATAGATCTGAATAAAAAGAACGAGGAAATCGCGGAGAAGTCGGAGGTGAGCTCGTTACCGGCGAGCAAGATCGGCTTCGCTCCGTCGATCATTAGGACACAAGACAATTACGTGAATATGCCTCAACAGAAGTGCGATATGAAGAAAGACATGCCCGACGGATTCAGCAATCCCAGTTACGTGATCATAGGTAATTGA
- the LOC144470882 gene encoding vascular endothelial growth factor receptor 1-like: MLCQHRGFLLIAVILFLYLYRDSAALKPNIFPKTNQIIQKEGDSLWLQCSGKSDIVFMYPINATNFNNTSSVEISKNRHKNDTNVYEFVRPKTVYGDTGWYGCSEHFIEISERNYSEPEVNWVYVYVESEQHRFVNDPIHTIRGVRGDNIIIPCRPTSLTAEVTLTKQSGVPENKYSFDPKFGFTLYNVVPRNEGYYHCHIAPDQKKRYLVRVSPLLKLQVPRIIDDTLRHVTKGETLHVNCTTTVRKNVDYEFTWIPPRKNDRITIRDHADDSGSNSITKSVKITTELIIKNVTFEDAGVYECKIRDFHTEKSSETNITVHRWIDPYIILTSQDPNRHSQRHKGDEVKWVVDVDAYPPPELKWFDKNGYEIPTNSSTSEESQFSVIVTCCKSILRINHLDFYDMGIYTIQAKNRYKTETLNFTLDVIVQPTVNIKNPSPYYLPNQVAIIECHMIAFPMPNITWSYRKCPSFPFCENGTLEYITNSTVESGMMTSMISTVSMTIEMSGQLTCIACNIVGCGNVSETVMVSDVIDGFGLISTQDPVVEDDDWELICAASIYNFSDTLEWSSQSGLIEQHDRITIDREQTQFTYRSILKIRNVKIEDSQAYICTGKSTKNESQSTEYRLDVKAARAPTIIKTNLNKDNMIIDFNTPGNKKVDLKCFAVGLPDPNITWFKGGTQLVSNDRYKIYNKDQAIEIYLDETDSGEYMCRVQNRIGIAEARQRITTKGKGVSVGLIILVALLAVVIVILVAYFAIKVRRERVLRRELMEAGLMHFEKGAVECLNPELTVDDQAELLPYDNKWEFPREKLKLGRQLGSGAFGVVLKGEAQGICRGEAVTTVAVKMVRRTTNVTYVRALSSELKIMVHLGKHLNVVNLLGACTKNILKRELLVIVEYCRFGNLHNYLLRHRSNFINQIDPATGKFDLNIGHDLLTRTSSVGSTNSRLKYVNLSFSRSNSCNSESDSMQCHPIDSQGVSMAPDGPIGSNGSTQPEWFSYRGDYKDHNLKPICSQDLLSWSFQVARGMEYLSQRRVLHGDLAARNILLAEDNIVKICDFGLGKTLYKEDNYQKKGDGPLPIKWLAIESIRDRIFSTQSDIWSFGVVLWEFFTLAETPYPGMEAEIQYQKLVEGYRMEQPEYATPEVYNLMRQCWKAKPTLRPSFTEIVDSIGNLLEDSVKSHYIQLNAPYVDMNTVQLESGKDDYLAMFSAPDHVQLSSPGRDYVNSPASGPTMDSGYLCMSPQNQNAGSGIFSPRPHQERTHFDFPSPTADLKDGIEMMPIVKKERGDSYLKSMNAREHWTEFGNGQSTNSQVDDPAQDSGYCNMSKNLEPINLNKKDNEVAEKTEVNNSNPTTKMGLAPPTISTQDNYLNMIQQKSDAKNDLPAGFSNPSYVLMESCVFEFALGQGK, encoded by the exons ATGCTGTGCCAACACCGAGGATTCCTCCTCATTGCTGTCATTCTTTTCTTATACTTGTACAGAG ACTCAGCAGCTTTAAAACCGAATATATTCCCGAAAACCAaccaaattattcaaaaagaaGGTGACTCTTTGTGGCTACAATGCTCCGGAAAATCGGACATCGTCTTCATGTATCCGATCAATGCAACAAACTTT aataatacGTCATCCGTTGAAATATCCAAAAACCGGCACAAAAATGATACCAACGTATACGAGTTTGTTCGACCGAAAACAGTCTATGGGGACACCGGTTGGTATGGTTGTTCAGAGCATTTCATCGAGATCTCCGAACGGAATTATTCCGAGCCAGAAGTCAACTGGGTGTATGTATATGTTGAAt CTGAACAGCATCGGTTTGTGAATGATCCGATCCACACTATACGCGGTGTTCGAGGCGATAACATAATCATACCATGTAGACCAACGTCGTTAACTGCGGAAGTGACGCTTACAAAACAGAGTGGA GTTcccgaaaataaatattcattcgatccAAAATTTGGATTTACACTGTACAATGTTGTGCCGCGTAACGAAGGTTATTATCATTGCCACATCGCTCCTGATCAAAAGAAGCGTTACCTTGTACGGGTGTCGC CGTTGCTGAAACTGCAGGTACCAAGAATTATCGATGATACTTTGCGACACGTGACAAAAGGCGAAACCCTACACGTGAACTGTACGACTACTGTTCGAAAGAACGTGGACTATGAATTCACCTGGATTCCACCGCGTAAG AACGACAGGATCACTATTCGCGATCATGCAGACGATAGCGGAAGCAACAGTATCACAAAATCGGTCAAGATCACGACCGaattaatcataaaaaatGTGACCTTCGAAGACGCGGGTGTCTACGAGTGTAAGATCAGGGACTTCCATACTGAGAAGTCATCGGAGACGAATATCACAGTGCATA GGTGGATCGATCCATACATCATCCTAACATCTCAGGATCCCAATAGGCACAGTCAACGTCATAAGGGTGATGAAGTGAAGTGGGTCGTGGACGTGGACGCGTATCCTCCGCCTGAATTAAAATG gTTTGATAAAAATGGCTATGAAATTCCAACGAATTCGTCAACGTCTGAGGAATCCCAATTTTCGGTAATTGTCACCTGTTGCAAGTCGATATTGAGAATCAACCATTTAGATTTCTACGACATGGGGATATATACCATCCAAGCCAAAAATAGGTACAAAACGGAAACATTGAACTTTACGTTAGATGTAATAG TTCAACCAACAGTGAACATAAAGAATCCGAGTCCGTACTACCTACCTAATCAAGTGGCAATTATTGAATGCCATATGATAGCGTTCCCGATGCCGAATATCACCTGGAGCTACCGCAAGTGTCCCAGTTTCCCATTTTGCGAGAATGGTACCCTCGAGTACATAACG AACTCCACCGTGGAAAGCGGAATGATGACTTCCATGATCTCTACAGTGTCGATGACGATTGAAATGTCCGGTCAACTTACCTGTATCGCGTGCAACATCGTCGGTTGCGGAAATGTCTCCGAAACTGTGATGGTTTCTG atgtaATCGATGGATTCGGCTTAATATCCACGCAGGACCCAGTGGTAGAGGACGACGACTGGGAGCTGATATGCGCCGCTtcgatttacaatttttcggACACCCTTGAATGGAGCAGCCAAAGCGGTCTAATTGAACAACATG atagaATCACGATTGATCGAGAGCAGACACAATTCACGTACagatcaattttgaaaatacgtAACGTAAAAATAGAGGATTCTCAAGCATACATTTGTACAGGGAAATCCACGAAGAATGAATCTCAGTCTACTGAGTATCGCCTGGATGTGAAag cTGCACGAGCACCTACAATTATCAAGACGAATTTGAATAAAGACAACATGATCATCGATTTTAACACACCAGGTAACAAGAAAGTGGATCTTAAGTGCTTCGCGGTAGGTTTGCCTGATCCGAACATCACTTGGTTTAAG GGCGGTACACAATTGGTATCCAATGATCGAtataagatttataataaagatcAGGCAATTGAAATATATCTAGATGAAACCGACAGTGGCGAGTACATGTGCCGAGTGCAGAATCGTATTGGAATAGCGGAAGCTCGTCAACGGATAACGACAAAAG GGAAAGGGGTATCGGTAGGGCTGATCATTTTAGTTGCCTTGTTAGCAGTTGTTATTGTGATTCTGGTAGCCTATTTTGCCATCAAGGTTCGCCGTGAAAGG GTACTGAGACGGGAATTAATGGAAGCTGGTCTAATGCACTTCGAGAAGGGCGCTGTCGAGTGTTTGAATCCAGAATTGACAGTAGACGATCAAGCAGAGCTCCTCCCTTATGACAACAAATGGGAATTTCccagagaaaaattgaaattag GAAGACAATTGGGAAGCGGTGCGTTCGGTGTAGTCTTGAAGGGGGAAGCTCAAGGGATTTGTAGGGGAGAAGCGGTTACTACTGTAGCTGTGAAAATGGTACGCCGTACTACCAATGTCACGTATGTCCGGGCACTTAGCAGCGAATTGAAGATTATGGTACATCTCGGCAAACATCTAAACGTTGTCAACCTTCTTGGTGCTTGCACAAAAAATATCTTGAAAC GTGAATTGTTAGTGATCGTAGAATACTGCCGGTTTggaaatttgcataattacTTATTGAGGCATAGAAGCAACTTCATCAATCAGATCGATCCAGCAACGGGCAAATTTGATCTCAATATCGGCCACGATCTACTCACGAGAACTAGCAGTGTGGGCAGCACTAACAG TAGGCTGAAGTACGTGAACTTGTCATTTTCTCGCAGCAATAGCTGCAATTCGGAATCTGATTCGATGCAGTGTCACCCCATCGATTCCCAGGGTGTCAGTATGGCACCAGATGGTCCCATAGGTAGTAACGGTTCCACTCAGCCTGAATGGTTTAGTTATCGGGGAGACTACAAGGACCATAATTTAAAACCAATTTGCTCGCAGGACTTGTTGTCCTGGTCATTTCAAGTAGCTCGAGGAATGGAATATCTAAGTCAGAGAAGG GTACTACACGGTGATCTAGCTGCTAGAAATATTCTGCTGGCCGAGGACAATATTGTGAAGATATGCGATTTCGGTCTGGGAAAGACCTTGTACAAAGAAGACAATTATCAAAAGAAAGGTGACGGTCCATTACCGATTAAGTGGTTGGCCATCGAATCGATCAGAGATCGAATTTTCTCCACGCAATCGGACATTTGGTCGTTCGGTGTAGTTCTGTGGGAGTTCTTCACGCTGGCCGAGACTCCGTATCCAGGCATGGAGGCGGAAATACAGTACCAGAAGCTGGTCGAGGGCTACAGAATGGAGCAGCCCGAATATGCCACCCCCGAAGT GTATAACCTAATGCGTCAATGTTGGAAGGCCAAGCCTACTCTACGTCCAAGTTTCACGGAAATAGTCGATAGTATCGGAAATTTGCTGGAGGACAGCGTGAAATCG CACTACATCCAATTAAATGCTCCGTACGTGGACATGAACACGGTTCAGCTTGAGAGCGGGAAGGACGACTACCTGGCGATGTTTTCTGCTCCCGACCACGTCCAACTGTCTTCACCGGGAAGGGATTACGTCAATTCGCCTGCATCTGGGCCCACGATGGACTCCGGCTACTTGTGTATGAGTCCTCAAAACCAAAACGCAGGGTCGGGGATATTCAGTCCTAGGCCTCATCAAGAACGGACCCATTTCGATTTTCCATCTCCGACGGCCGACTTGAAGGACGGTATAGAGATGATGCCTATTGTGAAGAAGGAACGGGGCGATTCCTATTTGAAATCCATGAATGCTCGCGAACATTGGACAGAGTTCGGAAACGGACAGTCCACGAACAGTCAGGTGGACGATCCAGCTCAGGATTCCGGTTATTGCAACATGTCGAAGAATTTAGAGCCaataaatctgaataaaaagGACAACGAGGTCGCGGAAAAGACGGAAGTGAACAACTCGAATCCGACGACCAAGATGGGCTTGGCTCCGCCGACCATTAGCACTCAGgacaattatttgaatatgaTTCAGCAGAAGAGCGACGCGAAGAATGACTTGCCTGCCGGGTTCAGCAATCCTAGTTATGTGCTCATGG AAAGCTGTGTGTTTGAATTTGCGTTAGGGCAGGGTAAATAA